A part of Quatrionicoccus australiensis genomic DNA contains:
- a CDS encoding Fur family transcriptional regulator: protein MTTVISDPADSCEHFLDGVAARCKERGVSLTAIRRDVLGLLFRSPNGLKAYDLLARVKEARSNATPPTVYRALDFLIEQGLVHKIGRINQFVACRHDSHCLPSLFLVCPRCGKVSELHDHALTQLLMLSLSNAGHGLENPEVEIGAVCPECSGRQRESESRGALA, encoded by the coding sequence ATGACGACCGTAATTTCCGATCCGGCTGATTCTTGTGAGCACTTTCTCGACGGCGTAGCCGCCCGTTGCAAGGAGCGCGGTGTATCGCTAACCGCGATTCGGCGCGATGTACTCGGCCTGCTTTTCCGCAGTCCGAATGGGCTCAAAGCCTATGATTTGCTGGCCAGAGTCAAGGAAGCGCGCAGTAATGCGACGCCGCCCACCGTTTATCGGGCGCTCGATTTCCTGATCGAGCAGGGGCTGGTGCACAAGATCGGACGCATCAACCAGTTCGTCGCCTGCCGCCACGATTCGCACTGCCTGCCCAGTCTCTTTCTTGTTTGTCCGCGTTGCGGCAAGGTCAGCGAGTTGCACGACCATGCCCTGACCCAGTTGCTGATGCTCAGCCTGAGTAATGCCGGACATGGTCTGGAAAATCCCGAAGTTGAAATCGGTGCCGTGTGCCCGGAGTGTTCCGGCCGGCAAAGAGAGTCGGAGAGTCGCGGCGCGCTCGCCTGA
- a CDS encoding YkgJ family cysteine cluster protein produces the protein MTPNSRKIRFLRRHIPEFACIPGCHDCCGPITASSEEMARLPEIDEKHRSTALAAWNCPQLGEQGCQAYSERPLICRLFGTTARLPCPHGRRPENMIEADIERQIEAWFDATPHRLI, from the coding sequence ATGACCCCGAACAGCCGGAAAATCCGCTTCCTGCGCCGGCACATCCCAGAATTCGCCTGCATTCCCGGCTGCCACGACTGCTGCGGCCCGATCACCGCATCCAGCGAGGAAATGGCGCGCCTGCCGGAAATCGACGAAAAACACCGGTCGACCGCCCTGGCCGCCTGGAATTGCCCGCAACTGGGTGAGCAGGGCTGCCAGGCCTACAGCGAACGCCCGCTGATCTGCCGCCTGTTCGGCACGACGGCCAGACTTCCCTGCCCGCACGGCCGCCGTCCGGAAAACATGATCGAAGCGGACATCGAGCGCCAGATCGAAGCCTGGTTTGACGCCACACCGCATCGCCTCATCTGA
- a CDS encoding phosphopantetheine-binding protein, whose protein sequence is MQNLHRELKEFIIETMNLEDITPDEIGDDTPLFADDGLGLDSIDALELVLALKKKYGIVLEANDEKSREHLRSVATLATLVESSRSA, encoded by the coding sequence ATGCAAAACCTGCACAGAGAACTCAAGGAATTCATCATCGAGACGATGAATCTCGAAGACATCACGCCCGATGAAATCGGCGACGACACCCCGCTGTTTGCCGATGACGGCCTTGGCCTCGACTCGATCGACGCCCTGGAACTGGTGCTGGCACTGAAGAAAAAATACGGCATCGTGCTTGAAGCCAACGATGAAAAAAGTCGCGAACACCTGCGCTCGGTCGCTACGCTGGCGACACTGGTCGAAAGCAGCCGGTCGGCGTGA
- a CDS encoding serine hydrolase domain-containing protein, with protein sequence MRSPLLPLALGFTLLLGACATPAPVAEQQIRGDYRFTEKYLSWLVDREMSDNDITGLSIALIDDQQVIWQKGFGHADLEKGIPATPETIYRAGSIAKVFTAAATMQLAEQGKLDIDQPLTAALPEFAIKTRFPKAGPVTPRNVMTHHSGLPSNFLRGMYVRDPGRFESVVDGLHDEYLTFPPNYVFSYSNVGMALLGATVQKVSGEPFNDYMERHFFQPMGMTQSSFASRAVTKAYDKNKEIEVFSLRDMPAANLLSNVVDLGQFMKMQFADGRSGQNRILSAATAREMVRVQNADFPLTFNAYVGLGWMMHGIEIPGGGQVASHGGSLPDSHSMMAILPEHKLGVVVLSNSATAHTAVTRIASEALRLMLEAKTGIRQAAQPVVRAKEREPTRAELQQFDGNFDTLVGLAKISTKSGKIDVEAVGQSFRLVPHEDGLLSVKYKVLGLVPVHVGAFDDIRLSIVSVDGRQIIVGRIGGESLIFGEKLKPSSIPEKFLERIGQYEIIGKIDGPSPEHIALSEDNGILVGEVRFAEKPELLLRIGFQAVSDNEAVTAGLGSGRGDTLRLLEEDNEQRLGFSGYQLRKKLN encoded by the coding sequence ATGCGCAGCCCTCTGCTCCCCCTGGCCCTCGGTTTCACGCTCCTGCTTGGCGCCTGTGCCACGCCGGCACCGGTGGCCGAACAGCAGATCCGCGGCGATTACCGTTTTACGGAAAAATACCTTTCCTGGCTGGTCGACCGTGAAATGTCGGACAACGACATTACCGGCCTGAGCATTGCGCTGATCGACGACCAGCAGGTGATCTGGCAAAAGGGCTTCGGTCACGCCGATCTGGAAAAGGGTATTCCGGCCACTCCGGAAACCATTTACCGTGCCGGCTCGATCGCCAAGGTGTTCACCGCTGCTGCCACCATGCAGCTCGCCGAACAGGGCAAGCTCGACATCGATCAGCCGCTGACCGCCGCCCTGCCGGAGTTCGCGATCAAGACGCGCTTCCCGAAAGCCGGGCCGGTGACGCCGCGCAATGTCATGACACACCATTCCGGCCTGCCGTCGAATTTCCTTCGCGGCATGTATGTGCGCGATCCGGGGCGTTTCGAAAGCGTCGTCGACGGCCTGCACGACGAATACCTGACCTTCCCGCCCAATTACGTTTTTTCCTATTCCAATGTCGGCATGGCGCTGCTCGGCGCCACCGTGCAAAAAGTCAGCGGCGAGCCGTTCAACGACTACATGGAGCGCCACTTCTTCCAGCCCATGGGCATGACGCAGAGCAGCTTCGCCTCGCGCGCCGTGACCAAGGCTTATGACAAGAACAAGGAAATCGAGGTTTTTTCGCTGCGCGACATGCCGGCGGCCAATCTGCTCAGCAACGTGGTCGACCTCGGCCAGTTCATGAAAATGCAGTTTGCCGACGGCAGATCGGGCCAGAACCGGATTCTCTCCGCCGCCACGGCGCGTGAAATGGTGCGGGTGCAGAATGCCGACTTCCCGCTCACTTTCAACGCCTATGTCGGACTGGGCTGGATGATGCACGGCATCGAGATCCCCGGCGGCGGCCAGGTAGCCAGTCATGGTGGTTCGCTGCCCGACTCGCACAGCATGATGGCCATTCTGCCCGAGCACAAACTGGGCGTCGTCGTCCTCTCCAACTCCGCCACCGCGCACACCGCCGTGACCAGAATCGCCAGCGAAGCCCTGCGCCTGATGCTGGAAGCCAAGACCGGCATCCGCCAGGCGGCGCAGCCGGTGGTACGCGCCAAGGAGCGCGAACCGACCCGTGCCGAACTGCAGCAGTTCGACGGCAATTTCGACACCCTGGTCGGGCTGGCCAAGATCTCCACCAAGTCGGGCAAAATCGACGTCGAGGCGGTCGGCCAGAGCTTCCGTCTGGTGCCGCACGAAGACGGCCTGCTCAGCGTCAAGTACAAAGTGCTCGGCCTGGTACCGGTGCATGTCGGCGCCTTCGACGACATCCGTCTCTCCATCGTCAGCGTTGACGGACGCCAGATCATCGTCGGCCGGATCGGCGGCGAATCGCTGATATTCGGCGAAAAACTCAAACCGTCGAGCATTCCGGAGAAATTCCTCGAACGGATCGGGCAATACGAAATCATCGGCAAGATCGACGGCCCTTCGCCCGAGCACATCGCCCTCAGCGAAGACAACGGCATCCTGGTCGGCGAAGTACGCTTCGCCGAGAAGCCTGAGCTGCTCCTGCGCATCGGCTTCCAGGCGGTATCCGACAACGAAGCCGTGACCGCCGGCCTGGGCAGCGGTCGCGGCGACACGCTGCGCCTGCTTGAAGAAGACAACGAACAACGGCTGGGCTTTTCCGGCTACCAGCTCCGCAAGAAACTGAACTGA
- the cysE gene encoding serine O-acetyltransferase — protein MFRHLREDIRAVFDRDPAARSFWEVLTCYPGIHALFLHRLAHWLWGHRLRWLARFTAHISRFLTGIEIHPGATIGRRFFIDHGMGVVIGETALIGNDVTLYHGVTLGGTSWNKGKRHPTLEDGVVIGAGAKVLGPITISAGARVGSNAVVTKEVPAGATAVGNPARILDRSEQSKQREAQAEKMGFSAYAVGRDQDDPLAKAIHGLLDHAAETDRRFASLIKELDAQGVKCDAEVQAADAFDPKYLGKIVD, from the coding sequence ATGTTTCGCCATTTGCGTGAGGATATCCGTGCGGTTTTTGACCGCGATCCGGCAGCCCGCTCGTTCTGGGAGGTGCTGACCTGTTATCCCGGCATCCACGCACTGTTCCTGCATCGTCTTGCGCACTGGTTGTGGGGTCACCGTTTGCGCTGGCTCGCCCGGTTTACCGCGCACATTTCACGTTTTCTGACCGGCATCGAAATTCATCCCGGCGCCACCATTGGCCGCCGCTTTTTCATTGACCACGGCATGGGTGTCGTGATCGGTGAAACCGCGCTGATCGGCAACGACGTCACGCTCTACCACGGCGTTACCCTGGGCGGCACCTCATGGAACAAGGGCAAGCGCCATCCGACGTTGGAGGACGGCGTGGTCATTGGTGCCGGTGCCAAGGTGCTTGGGCCGATCACCATTTCAGCCGGGGCGCGGGTGGGTTCGAATGCCGTCGTCACCAAGGAAGTGCCGGCCGGTGCCACGGCAGTCGGCAATCCGGCGCGCATTCTCGATCGTTCCGAACAGAGCAAGCAGCGCGAGGCGCAGGCCGAGAAGATGGGTTTCTCCGCTTACGCGGTCGGACGCGATCAGGATGATCCGCTGGCCAAGGCCATTCACGGTTTGCTCGACCACGCTGCCGAGACCGACCGTCGCTTTGCCTCCCTGATCAAGGAGCTTGATGCCCAGGGTGTCAAGTGCGATGCGGAAGTGCAGGCAGCCGATGCTTTCGATCCCAAATACCTGGGCAAAATAGTTGACTGA
- the iscR gene encoding Fe-S cluster assembly transcriptional regulator IscR, translating to MRLTTKGRFAVTAMIDLALRGEDGPVALASVSERQKISLSYLEQLFGKLRRHKLVDSVRGPGGGYCIARPLDQVAVADIIRAVDEQLDATQCGGHENCHDEHRCMTHDLWSTLNSKMYEYLASVSLADLVERQRQKLAGKPVVLTDKRPAPRVRASRDKAAVAA from the coding sequence ATGCGTTTGACCACCAAAGGACGTTTTGCCGTCACGGCCATGATCGATCTTGCCCTGCGCGGCGAGGACGGTCCTGTCGCGCTGGCCAGCGTCAGCGAGCGCCAGAAGATTTCCCTGTCTTATCTCGAGCAATTGTTCGGCAAGCTGCGTCGCCACAAGCTGGTGGATAGCGTGCGCGGTCCTGGCGGCGGTTACTGCATTGCGCGGCCGCTCGACCAGGTTGCGGTCGCCGACATCATCCGTGCCGTCGATGAGCAGCTTGATGCGACGCAGTGCGGCGGTCACGAAAATTGCCACGACGAGCATCGCTGCATGACGCACGACCTGTGGTCCACGCTCAACAGCAAGATGTACGAATACCTGGCTTCGGTGTCGCTCGCCGATCTGGTTGAGCGCCAGCGCCAGAAGCTGGCCGGCAAGCCGGTCGTGCTGACCGACAAGCGCCCGGCGCCGCGTGTGCGCGCCAGTCGCGACAAGGCAGCCGTAGCGGCCTGA
- a CDS encoding cysteine desulfurase family protein: MFQPRYLDHNATTPLAPAVLAGMLPWLESLCGNASSRHEYGRRARQAIDEARQRVAAAVNAHPTEVVFTSGGSESNNLFLKGAAASLKPGLLAVSAVEHPCVLKPAAQLVRQGWELRQIAVDAAGRVDLTDYADVLAGKPKLISVMGANNETGVLQDVAALATAARASGAWFHSDAVQVLGKLPLDFRALNAAGVHALTLSAHKANGPKGAAALVLDKRVELQPLIAGGGHERGLRSGTENVPAIVGFGIAAELAAQRVAELPMRLKMLQGRLEKGLQALGATVFAVDAPRLPNTSYFAFADIDGETLVGKLDREGFAVASGAACSSANPEPSHVLRAMGVAPEIARGAVRVSLGADNTEVDIDQLINALQVTVGRLQGLTALAV, from the coding sequence ATGTTTCAACCGCGCTACCTTGATCACAACGCCACGACGCCGCTCGCTCCGGCCGTGCTGGCGGGCATGCTGCCCTGGCTGGAAAGCCTGTGCGGCAATGCCTCGAGCCGGCATGAGTATGGACGGCGGGCGCGCCAGGCGATCGACGAGGCGCGCCAGCGCGTCGCGGCGGCGGTCAATGCGCACCCGACCGAGGTTGTGTTCACCAGCGGTGGCAGCGAGAGCAACAACCTGTTCCTGAAAGGCGCCGCTGCTTCCCTGAAGCCGGGTCTGCTCGCGGTCAGTGCCGTTGAACACCCCTGTGTGCTCAAGCCGGCCGCCCAGTTGGTGCGGCAGGGCTGGGAATTGCGGCAGATAGCGGTCGACGCCGCCGGACGGGTCGATTTGACGGATTACGCCGATGTTTTGGCGGGCAAGCCGAAACTGATTTCGGTGATGGGCGCCAATAACGAAACCGGCGTCCTGCAGGATGTTGCAGCGCTGGCAACGGCAGCCCGCGCCAGCGGCGCCTGGTTCCACAGCGATGCGGTGCAGGTGCTGGGCAAGCTGCCGCTCGATTTCCGGGCGCTCAATGCGGCCGGCGTGCATGCGCTGACTTTGTCGGCGCACAAGGCGAACGGCCCGAAGGGTGCGGCGGCGCTGGTGCTCGACAAGCGCGTCGAGTTGCAGCCTCTGATCGCCGGCGGCGGCCACGAGCGCGGTCTGCGTTCGGGCACCGAAAACGTGCCGGCCATCGTCGGATTTGGCATTGCGGCGGAACTTGCGGCGCAACGCGTTGCCGAACTACCGATGCGTTTGAAAATGTTGCAGGGCAGGCTGGAAAAAGGATTGCAGGCGCTTGGCGCCACGGTTTTTGCGGTCGACGCGCCCAGATTGCCCAATACCAGTTACTTCGCCTTCGCCGATATCGATGGCGAAACCCTGGTCGGCAAGCTGGATCGCGAAGGTTTCGCGGTGGCCAGTGGTGCCGCTTGTTCCAGCGCCAATCCGGAACCCTCGCATGTGCTGCGGGCGATGGGCGTGGCGCCGGAAATCGCCCGCGGTGCGGTCCGGGTCAGCCTGGGTGCAGACAATACAGAGGTCGATATCGACCAGTTGATCAACGCCTTGCAGGTCACAGTCGGACGCCTGCAGGGACTGACGGCACTTGCCGTTTGA
- a CDS encoding IscS subfamily cysteine desulfurase, with translation MKLPIYLDYSATTPVDPRVAEKMIPYLCEHFGNPASRSHSFGWVADAAVEEAREQVAALVGADPKEIVWTSGATESNNLAIKGAANFYAGTKGKHIITVKTEHKAVLDTVRELERQGFEATYLDVKEDGLLDLEVFKAAIRPDTVLASVMFVNNEVGVIQPIAELGEICREKGVIFHVDAAQATGKVEIDLSKLKVDLMSFCAHKTYGPKGIGALYVRRKPRIRLEAQMHGGGHERGFRSGTLATHQIVGMGECFRLAREEMAEENLRVGKLRDKLLKGLQDIEATFVNGDLTQRVAHNLNISFAYVEGESMIMAIKDLAVSSGSACTSASLEPSYVLRALGRDDELAHSSIRFSIGRFTTEEEIDYAIQLLHAKVGKLRDLSPLWDMYKEGIDLSTVQWAAH, from the coding sequence ATGAAACTTCCGATCTACCTGGATTACTCGGCCACCACGCCGGTCGACCCGCGCGTCGCGGAAAAAATGATTCCCTACCTGTGCGAGCACTTCGGCAATCCGGCTTCGCGTTCGCACAGCTTCGGCTGGGTCGCCGACGCCGCCGTCGAGGAAGCGCGCGAGCAGGTTGCCGCCCTGGTCGGCGCCGATCCCAAGGAAATCGTCTGGACCTCCGGTGCCACCGAATCCAACAATCTCGCCATCAAGGGCGCCGCGAATTTCTACGCCGGTACCAAGGGCAAGCACATCATCACCGTCAAGACCGAGCACAAGGCCGTGCTCGACACCGTGCGCGAACTGGAACGCCAGGGCTTCGAAGCCACGTACCTTGATGTCAAGGAAGACGGCCTGCTCGATCTGGAAGTCTTCAAGGCCGCCATCCGTCCGGACACCGTGCTGGCCTCGGTGATGTTCGTGAACAACGAAGTCGGCGTCATCCAGCCGATCGCCGAACTCGGTGAAATCTGTCGTGAGAAGGGCGTCATTTTTCACGTTGATGCGGCACAGGCGACCGGCAAGGTCGAGATTGACCTGAGCAAGCTCAAGGTCGATCTGATGAGCTTCTGTGCTCACAAGACCTACGGCCCGAAGGGCATCGGCGCCCTCTACGTGCGCCGCAAGCCGCGCATCCGCCTGGAAGCGCAGATGCACGGCGGCGGTCACGAGCGCGGTTTCCGCTCCGGCACGCTGGCGACGCACCAGATCGTCGGCATGGGCGAGTGTTTCCGTCTGGCCAGGGAAGAAATGGCTGAAGAAAACCTGCGCGTCGGCAAGCTGCGCGACAAGCTGTTGAAGGGCCTGCAGGATATCGAGGCGACCTTCGTCAATGGCGACCTGACGCAGCGCGTGGCGCACAACCTGAACATCAGCTTTGCCTACGTCGAAGGCGAGTCGATGATCATGGCGATCAAGGATCTGGCGGTTTCGTCCGGTTCGGCCTGCACCTCGGCCAGCCTGGAACCGTCCTACGTGCTGCGCGCGCTGGGTCGCGACGACGAACTGGCACACAGCTCGATCCGCTTCTCGATCGGTCGCTTCACGACCGAAGAAGAAATCGACTACGCCATCCAGTTGCTGCACGCCAAGGTCGGCAAGCTGCGCGATCTGTCGCCGCTGTGGGATATGTACAAGGAAGGCATCGATCTGAGCACCGTTCAGTGGGCCGCACACTAA
- the iscU gene encoding Fe-S cluster assembly scaffold IscU has product MSYSVKVIDHYENPRNVGSFGKEDDGVGTGMVGAPACGDVMKLQIKVNKSGVIEDAKFKTYGCGSAIASSSLVTEWVKGKTVDQALAIKNTEIAEELALPPVKIHCSILAEDAIKAAVADYKKKHGE; this is encoded by the coding sequence ATGAGCTATAGCGTCAAAGTCATCGATCACTACGAAAATCCCCGCAACGTCGGTTCCTTCGGCAAGGAAGACGACGGCGTCGGCACCGGCATGGTCGGCGCGCCGGCCTGCGGCGACGTCATGAAGCTGCAGATCAAGGTCAACAAGTCTGGCGTCATCGAAGATGCCAAGTTCAAGACCTACGGCTGCGGCTCCGCCATCGCCTCGTCTTCGCTGGTGACCGAATGGGTCAAGGGCAAGACGGTCGACCAGGCCCTGGCCATCAAAAACACCGAAATTGCTGAAGAACTGGCCCTGCCGCCGGTTAAAATTCATTGTTCGATCCTGGCCGAGGATGCCATCAAGGCAGCCGTGGCGGATTACAAGAAAAAGCACGGAGAATAA
- the iscA gene encoding iron-sulfur cluster assembly protein IscA translates to MAVTLTDKAAKHVANYLTKRGKGVGLRLGVRTSGCSGMAYKLEFVDEVDPEDMVFESNGVKVFVDAKSMPYLEGMELDFAREGLNEGFKFNNPNVKDQCGCGESFNV, encoded by the coding sequence ATGGCTGTGACCTTGACCGACAAGGCGGCAAAACATGTCGCCAATTACCTGACCAAACGGGGCAAGGGCGTCGGCCTGCGCCTCGGCGTGCGGACCAGCGGCTGTTCCGGCATGGCCTACAAGCTGGAATTTGTCGACGAGGTTGATCCCGAGGATATGGTTTTTGAAAGCAATGGCGTCAAGGTGTTTGTCGACGCCAAGAGCATGCCGTATCTCGAAGGGATGGAGCTGGATTTCGCGCGCGAAGGCCTGAACGAAGGGTTCAAGTTCAATAACCCCAATGTCAAAGATCAGTGCGGCTGCGGCGAATCCTTCAACGTGTAA
- the hscB gene encoding Fe-S protein assembly co-chaperone HscB has translation MDLTADFFSLFELPKSFRISLSELDSRYRDIQAQVHPDRFVSAGDAERRLSMQWATHANEAYQTLKKPLERAKYLLHQAGHDIQAENNTAMPVDFLMEQMEWREAVMDARSGGDHHELEHLHNRLRGDINARYDELADLFDQDDHSAATELVRRLMFLEKLLYEIDDALASLEE, from the coding sequence GTGGATCTGACCGCCGATTTCTTTTCCCTGTTCGAACTGCCTAAAAGCTTCCGGATCAGCCTGTCCGAGCTGGATTCGCGTTATCGCGACATCCAGGCACAGGTGCATCCGGATCGTTTCGTCAGTGCCGGCGATGCCGAGCGGCGGCTGTCCATGCAGTGGGCGACGCATGCCAACGAGGCTTACCAGACGCTGAAGAAGCCGCTTGAGCGCGCCAAGTACCTGCTGCACCAGGCTGGGCACGACATCCAGGCGGAAAACAATACCGCAATGCCGGTCGACTTCCTGATGGAACAGATGGAATGGCGCGAGGCGGTGATGGATGCGCGCAGCGGTGGCGATCATCACGAGCTGGAACACCTGCACAACCGCCTGCGCGGCGATATCAACGCGCGCTATGACGAGCTTGCCGACCTGTTCGATCAGGACGATCACAGCGCCGCCACCGAGCTGGTGCGGCGTCTGATGTTCCTGGAAAAACTCCTTTACGAAATCGACGACGCGCTGGCGTCGCTGGAAGAATAA
- the hscA gene encoding Fe-S protein assembly chaperone HscA yields MALFQIAEPGESAAPHEHKLAIGIDLGTTNSLVATVRSGIAVCLNDEQGRPLLPSVVRYHADHSTEVGYDAQTRQAVDPRNTIVSVKRFMGRGLKDIAHVESMPYDFIEAPGMVKVRTIAGIKSPVEVSAEILKSLKERAESALAGELVGAVITVPAYFDDAQRQATKDAAKLAGLNVLRLLNEPTAAAIAYGLDNAAEGVYAVYDLGGGTFDISILKLTKGVFEVMSTGGDSALGGDDFDHRIFCWVIEQAKLQPLSPEDGRLLMMRCREAKEYLTNHPEAQITVRLSSGDVVDIKLDVATFAEIAQTLISKTMQPVKKALRDAGLRAEDVKGVVMVGGSTRMPQVQKAVGDFFRQEPLTNLDPDKVVALGAATQANLLVGNKTGTDDWLLLDVTPLSLGLETMGGLTEKVIPRNSTIPTARAQEFTTFKDGQTAMAIHVVQGERELVADCRSLARFELRGIPPMVAGAARIRVTFQVDADGLLSVAAREQTTGVEASVTVKPSYGLSDDEIAGMLKDSMEHAKDDAMSRALKEAQVEAQRMIEATEAAMKEDPHLLNAAETAKIVATIAKLRDTVAGENRRLINIAMDDLGFETQEFAHRRMDQSIKKVLSGRNVDDIKVGNEGETA; encoded by the coding sequence ATGGCCCTGTTTCAAATCGCCGAGCCCGGTGAGTCGGCTGCCCCGCACGAGCACAAGCTCGCCATCGGCATCGACCTCGGTACCACCAATTCGCTGGTCGCCACGGTCAGGAGCGGCATCGCCGTCTGCCTCAACGACGAGCAGGGCCGCCCCTTGCTGCCTTCGGTCGTGCGCTATCACGCCGACCACAGCACGGAAGTCGGTTACGACGCGCAGACCCGCCAGGCGGTCGACCCGAGAAATACCATCGTTTCCGTCAAGCGCTTCATGGGGCGCGGCCTCAAGGACATCGCGCATGTCGAATCCATGCCCTACGACTTCATCGAGGCGCCGGGCATGGTCAAGGTCCGGACCATCGCCGGCATCAAGAGCCCGGTCGAGGTTTCGGCCGAAATCCTGAAAAGCTTGAAGGAACGCGCCGAAAGCGCGCTGGCCGGGGAACTGGTCGGTGCCGTGATCACCGTGCCGGCCTATTTCGACGACGCGCAACGCCAGGCGACCAAGGATGCCGCCAAGCTGGCCGGTCTCAATGTCCTGCGCCTGTTGAACGAGCCGACCGCCGCCGCCATCGCCTACGGGCTGGATAACGCGGCGGAAGGCGTCTACGCGGTCTACGACCTGGGCGGCGGCACTTTCGACATCTCCATCCTGAAACTGACCAAGGGCGTTTTCGAAGTGATGTCCACCGGCGGCGATTCGGCGCTCGGCGGCGACGATTTCGACCACCGCATCTTCTGCTGGGTCATCGAGCAGGCCAAGCTGCAGCCGCTGTCACCGGAAGACGGGCGCCTGCTGATGATGCGCTGCCGCGAGGCCAAGGAATACCTGACCAACCACCCGGAAGCCCAGATCACCGTGCGCCTGAGTTCAGGCGATGTGGTCGACATCAAGCTTGATGTCGCGACCTTCGCTGAAATTGCCCAGACGCTGATTTCGAAGACCATGCAGCCGGTCAAGAAGGCGCTGCGCGATGCCGGCCTGCGTGCCGAAGACGTCAAGGGTGTGGTCATGGTCGGCGGCTCGACGCGCATGCCGCAGGTGCAGAAGGCGGTCGGCGACTTTTTCCGCCAGGAACCGCTGACCAATCTCGATCCGGACAAGGTCGTCGCGCTCGGCGCCGCGACCCAGGCCAACCTGCTGGTCGGCAACAAGACCGGCACCGATGACTGGCTGCTGCTCGACGTCACGCCGCTGTCGCTCGGCCTGGAAACCATGGGCGGCCTGACCGAGAAGGTCATCCCGCGCAATTCCACGATTCCGACGGCACGTGCCCAGGAATTCACCACCTTCAAGGACGGCCAGACGGCAATGGCGATTCACGTCGTCCAGGGCGAACGCGAGCTGGTTGCCGACTGCCGTTCGCTGGCCCGTTTCGAGCTGCGCGGCATACCGCCGATGGTGGCCGGCGCGGCGCGCATCCGCGTCACCTTCCAGGTCGACGCCGATGGTTTGCTGTCGGTTGCGGCGCGCGAACAGACGACCGGCGTCGAAGCCAGCGTCACCGTCAAGCCGTCCTACGGCCTGTCCGACGACGAAATTGCCGGCATGCTCAAGGATTCGATGGAGCACGCCAAGGACGACGCGATGAGCCGCGCCCTCAAGGAAGCCCAGGTCGAAGCGCAGCGCATGATCGAGGCGACCGAGGCGGCGATGAAGGAAGATCCGCACCTGCTCAACGCGGCCGAAACCGCGAAAATCGTTGCGACGATCGCCAAGTTGCGCGACACCGTGGCCGGCGAGAACCGCCGCCTGATCAACATCGCCATGGACGATCTCGGTTTCGAGACGCAGGAATTTGCGCATCGCCGCATGGATCAAAGCATCAAGAAAGTGCTCTCCGGTCGCAATGTTGACGACATCAAGGTGGGCAACGAAGGAGAAACGGCATGA
- the fdx gene encoding ISC system 2Fe-2S type ferredoxin, which yields MTQIIVLPHVENCPEGAVIEAEEGKSICETLLENGVELDHACEMSCACTTCHVIVREGFNSLTPAEEEEEDLLDKAWGLEPNSRLGCQAIVGKTPLVVEIPKYSLNMAKEGHRK from the coding sequence ATGACCCAGATCATCGTTCTGCCGCACGTCGAGAATTGTCCGGAAGGCGCCGTCATCGAGGCGGAAGAGGGCAAGTCGATCTGCGAAACCCTGCTCGAAAACGGCGTCGAACTCGACCACGCCTGCGAAATGTCCTGCGCCTGCACGACCTGCCACGTCATTGTGCGTGAAGGCTTCAACTCGCTGACCCCGGCCGAGGAAGAAGAGGAAGACCTGCTCGACAAGGCCTGGGGCCTTGAGCCGAATTCCCGCCTGGGCTGCCAGGCGATTGTCGGCAAGACGCCGCTGGTTGTCGAGATTCCGAAATACAGCCTGAACATGGCCAAGGAAGGACACCGCAAATGA
- the iscX gene encoding Fe-S cluster assembly protein IscX — protein MKWTDINDIAIELSDAHPAIDPLKINFVDLRNWVMALPDFNDDPNRCGEKILEAIQQAWIDEVA, from the coding sequence ATGAAATGGACCGACATCAACGACATCGCCATTGAACTGAGCGATGCCCATCCCGCCATCGATCCGCTGAAAATCAACTTTGTGGACCTGCGCAACTGGGTCATGGCCCTGCCGGACTTCAACGACGATCCCAACCGCTGCGGCGAAAAGATCCTCGAAGCCATCCAGCAGGCCTGGATCGACGAAGTCGCCTGA